Within the Magnetospirillum sp. ME-1 genome, the region CGTCGCGGATCTCGTGGCTGACGGTGCGCATCTTCTCCACCGAGCCCAGCACCACCTGCTCGCCTTCGCGCACCGTTTCGGCGCCCTTGCCCATGCCGTTCAGGATGGCGGCGGTTTCCTCGCTCAGCATGTTGATGCGGCCGCGGATCTCCTGGGTGGCCTGGCCGACCTGATTGGCCAAGTTCTTGACCTCGGTGGCGACCACGGCGAAGCCCTTGCCGAATTCGCCGGCACGGGCGGCCTCGATGGTGGCGTTGAGCGCCAGGATGTTGGTCTGGCGCGCGATCTGTTCGATCTGCTTGACGCTGGCGCCGATGGACGACGACGCCTCGGTCAGGCGCGATACGCGGGACGCGGCGTCGTTCACCGTGGTGACGATGCTCTGCATGGTGCTGACCACCGCCTCGGTGCTCCGCGCGCCTTCGTCCGAGACGTCCTGCACCGAGCGGGCGTTGGCGGCCGCCAGTTCCGAGGTCCGCGCGATGGCCTGCACCGTGGACACCAGCTCCTCGGTGGACGCCGAGATGGTGGACATGCGCCGGCTCATCTCGCGGATGGAGCGCAGCGTGTGCACCGCCTGGGTCACCGTGCCGTTCAGGTGGATGGACATGCCCACCGACTGGACCAGCAGCGACCGCGAGCGGTCCTCCAGCTTGCCCGCCAGGGCCCGCAGCTTTTCGGCCAGCGGGCCGCCGGCATCCGGCAGCGAGCGATAGCCGCCCTCGATCAGGCGATCGACCATGGCCTCGAACCCGGCCAGGGAAATATCCTGAGAATCCGCCACCTTGCACCCCCCTTGGAAATTCCCGCCAAGAGTATAGGGGTTTGTACCGCACTGCAAGATGATGGGGGCGCGGGGTTGAAACCCCGCCCCCTGTTCCGTATCCTCGCGCCAACCCAGAAAAGCCGAGGTTTCGCCATGCCCTCCTTCGACGTCGTTTCCAAGACCGACCTTGCCGAGGTCGACAACGCCCTGGCGGGCATCACCCGCGAAGTGGCCCAGCGCTTCGATTTCAAGGGCTCGAAATGCTCGGTGGAGCGCAAGGACCAGATGATTACCGTCCTGGCCGATGACGATTCCAAGCTGAAGACCATGCACGAGCTGCTCAGCGTCCACTTCACCCGGCGCAAGGTCGATCCCAAGGCGCTGGACTACAAGAACGTGGAAAAGGCCTCGGGCAATACCGTCCGTCAGGAGGTCCGCATCAAGGACGGCATCGAGGCGGTGCTGGCCAAGCGCCTGGTCAAGGAGATCAAGGACGCCAAGCTGAAGGTGCAGGTCGCCATCCAGGGCGACGAATTGCGCGTCAGCGGCAAGAAGCGCGACGACCTGCAGGAGGCCATCGCCCTGCTGCGCAAGCTGGAGGTGGATCAGCCTCTCCAGTACATCAATTTCCGGGACTGAGCCTCCCAGCCATGCGCTGGGAGCGGGACGCCATGACGGCGATGTCACGGCGGCGTAAATGACTCCGTAAGGAAAATCGGGCTATGCTGCACTGCGTCATCAAGGAGTGACCCAGTGTCGCCATCCCCGATGACCAGAGTATGGAGCATATTATGAAACCGTCATTCGGCCTTCGCTTCGTCCACTCCAGCCTGATCTGCGAGGATGCGCTCGCCGTGGGCGAGAAGAAGCAGGCTCTGTGCGAGATCATTCGCGTCGCCGACGATATCGTCTGGTACGCGGTGCTGGGCCGCAACGGCGGCACCGTCAGCCGCGAATGGATCGAAGCCGCGCGCTTCCCCGACATCTGCGCCCAGGCGGCGTAGACCGTTCCGGCGGCCCGGCCGTGAACGTCTTCTTCCTCGACCGGGATCCCGTGGCGGCGGCGCGGCTGCATTCCGACCAGCATGTGGTCAAGATGGTGCTGGAGACGGCCCAGATCCTGTGCGCCGTGCTGCACCGCCACGGCATCGAGGCTCCCTACCGCCCCACCCATGCCCGGCACCCTTGCGTGCTGTGGACCGGCGACAGCCTCGGCCATTGGGCCTGGGTGCGGGAACTGGGGCTGGCGCTGGGCGCCGAATACACCCATCGCCGCGGCCGGGTCCATGCCTCGGCCGCAATCATCGCCGCCCTGCCGCCTCTGCCCCCCATTCCCGATAACGGCTGGACCGATCCGCCCCAGGCCATGCCGGAAGCCTATCGCGGCGACGATCCGGTGGCGGCCTACCGGGCCTATTACCGGGGCGAGAAGGCGGTGTTTCCCGGCAAGGGACCAGCCACCTGGACCAACCGGGAACGGCCGGACTTCATGAGCTAGGCTCGGCCAGCGCCTTGTCGATGGCGGCGCGCAGCCGGGCGGCATCGGGGGCGGTGGTGCTGGCGAACCAGTCCACCAGACGCCCGTCGCGGCCCACCAGGATCTTGTGGAAGTTCCAGCGCGGCACGCCCAGCGGCCCGGTGCGTTCCGCCGCCCAGCGGTAGAACGGGTGGGCGTTCGCGCCGGTCACCGCCTGTTTTTCCAGCAGGGGGAAGTCGACGCCGTAATTGATCTCGCAGAAGCTGGCCACCTGGGCGTTGGATCCGGGCTCCTGCGATCCGAAATCGTTGGACGGCACCCCCAGGACCACCAGCCCCCGGCCGCGATAGTCCCGCCACAGGGCCTCGAGCCCCTGGTATTGCGGCGTGAAACCGCATTGGGACGCGGTGTTGACCACCAGCACCACCTTGCCCTTCAGGGACTGGGCCTCCACCTGCCCGCCGGAAATGGCCGGCAGGGAAAGGGCGGCCCAGTCGAGGCGGTCTTGCGCCGCCCCGGCCATTGCCGCCCCGGTCAGGCCGAGGGCCGCGATCATGGAAGCCATGATGGAACCAAGCGGGTTGGCGGGAATGAAACGATGCATACTGGCCTCCGTTGTGTTCCATGAAAGTGGGGAGGTCGCGCCATGGGTCAAGGACCCCATGGGAATTGCCACTATGGACGGAACTGGTCGGACCACGTAATCTTGAGATAACCCAGCCGAAAGGCATAGGGGGGGAGTTCGGCTCGATGCTTCGACTGGATGTCGGCACATTAGGGTTCACGGCGGCCATGACCTCCATGGCGGCCGGCCTGGTGTTCGCCGGCTATGGACTGGCCCGCTACCGTGACCGCCGCTGGGGCGCGTTCAGCGCGTCGGCCTCCTGTTATGGGGTCGGGCTGCTGCTGCTCATTCATCTCGAAGCCTTGCCGCCCGCCGTTTCGGTTCTGGGCGGCAACCTGCTGCTGGCCCTGGCGGCGGTGGCGCTCCATGCCTGTTGCGTCCAACTGGCGGAGCGGCCGGTCCGCCCCCTGGCCTATCTGGCCTTCGTCCTGGCCTATATGGCGGGAGAATCCTATTTCCTGTTCGGCGAGGACAGCATCGGCGGGCGTATCGCCTTCGCGTCGCTGATGCGGATGCCATTGTTCCTGCACGCGGCCCTGACGGTTCACAGCCGTCGCCGGACCGAGCCGGGGCGGCTGGGGCTGGCCCTGCTCCAGGCGGTGTTGACCGGCTGGGCCGTTCTTCTGCTGGTGCGCGGACTGGTGGTGGCGGGCGGCGACCCGATCCATGAATTCGTCGCGATCAAGGGCTTCCTCGCCGTCTACTACATCCTGGCGGGATTGGCCTATGTCGTGATCCTCATCGCGCTGATGCTGGTCGACAGCGAGCGCCTGACAAGCCTGCTGGGCCGGGAGGTGTCGCGGCAGGCCGACGCGCTGGAAACCCAGATCGCCCGCCAGTTGGCGGCCCAGGCCGATTTGCGCCGCTCCGAGGCCGATCTGCGGGCCATCCTCGACAACATGCCCGACATCTTCTACCGCACCGACAACCAGGGGCGGCTGCTGATGGTCTCGCGCTCGGTGGAAACCCTGCTGGGTTATCCGGTGGGCGAGGTGCTGGGCCACGATGCCGCCTTCTACCACGGCGCTCCCGACAGCCGGGCCAATCTGATCGCCGCCCTGGAGGCCGGTGGCGGCTCGGTCCTCGATTACGAGCTGCGCATGCGCCACAAGGACGGAAGGGTGGTCTGGGCCTCGACCTCGTCGCGCTTCTACTACGATGCCGACGGCCGGCGGGCGGGAACCGAAGGCGTGGTCCGCCTGATCGAGGAGCGCAAGCGGACCGAGATCTGCATCCGCGAGAATCAGGCGCTGATCCAGGCCATGCTGGACGCCTCGTCCGACGCCATCATGCTGTTTCGGCCCGACGGCACCCTGCTGGCGGTCAACGAGGTGATGGCCGAGCGCTTCGGCCGCCGGGCCGCCGAGCTGACCGGATCGTGCCTGTGGGACATGTTCCCGCCCGACGTGGCCAAGGCCCGCGCGGCCGCCGTGGGCCGGGTGGTGGAAACCGGCGAGGCCATCCATTACCTGGACCGGCGCGGCGAACTCTACCTGGACAATTCCATCTATCCGGTGCCCGGTCCCGAAGGCAAACCCGACAAGGTCGCCGTCTATTCCCGCGACATCACCGCCCAGACCCTGGCCGAGGCCAAGGTGACGACCTATCTGACGGAACTGGAGCGTTCCAACGCCGAACTGGAGCAATTCGCCTATGTGGCCAGCCACGATCTGCGCGAGCCCTTGCGGATGATTTCCAGCTACCTCTCCCTGCTGGAGCGGCGGTTCGGCTCGCGGCTGGAGGGCGACGGGCTGGAATTCCTGGCCTTCGCCCGCGACGGCGCCAAGCGCATGGACAAGCTGGTGCTCGACCTGCTGGAATTCTCGCGCATCGAGCGCAAGGGCGCGCCCATCGTCGCCATGGAGGTCGAGCCGGCGCTGCGCCAGTCGCTCCGCCATCTCGAGCTTGCCATCGCCGAAAGCGGCACCGAGGTGACCACCCCCAACGATGGCGATGCCCCCTGGGTGAGGGGCGATCCCGATCAGATCATCCGCCTGTTCCAGAATCTGGTCGGCAACGCCGTCAAATACCGCTCGCCCGACCGCAAGCCGCGTATCGCGGTCACCTGGCGGCGCGAGGGGGCGGAGTGGGAATTCACCGTCGCCGACAACGGCATCGGCATCGAATCCCAGTACTTCGAACGGATATTCCGCATCTTCCAGCGGCTGCACACCGCCGAGCGCTACGAAGGCACCGGCATCGGCCTGGCCATCTGCAAGAAGATCGTCGAGCGCCACGGGGGGCGCATCTGGGTGGATTCGGTTCCCGGCGAGGGAACCGCCTTCCACTTCACCCTGCCGGCGGCGGGCTGAGGCCTCACCCCAGATAGAGGGAGATGTCCACCTCGTCGATCTGTTCCGGCTTCAGGTAGCGTTCGGCATAGCGCCGATACACGCCCGAGGTCAGGAACAGGTCGAACAGTTCGGGGTCGATGTGCTTGTCCTTCTTGAAGAAGCTCAGGATCTTGACGCATTCCGACAGGGTCTTGGCCTTCTTGTACGGGCGGTCCGAGGCGGTCAGGGCCTCGAAGATGTCGGCGATGGCGGTGATGCGGGCGGGAACGGACAGGTCCTCGGCCGCCAGCTTCTTGGGGTAGCCGGTGCCGATCAGCGTCTCGTGATGGGCGCCGGCATATTCCACCACCCGCGACAGGTGCTTGGGGAAGGGCAGGCGCTTCAACATGATGATGGTCTGGATGATGTGTTCGTTGATCTTGAAGCGCTCTTCCTCGGACAGGGTGCCGCGTCCCACCGACAGGTTGTAGACCTCGCCGAAATTGTAGAGGTTCTCGGGAATCTTGGTCTTGAAGCCGTAGGCCGGGTCGAACAGCGCCGAATCCTTGGGCCGCGGGATGACGTGCTGCGGCTTGTCGGCCAGCAGCGGCTCGATGGCGGGCAGCGGCTCCGGGTCGCCCACATAGCGGCGCAGTTCCTCGTGCGCCAGGCCCAGGCGGTCGTCGAAATGGCGCAGCCAGGTCCTGGTGGCGATGGATTTCAGCCGCTCGACCTTTTCCGGGGCCATGAACTCGCCGCCCAGGTTGCACTCGGCGATGAAGGCGAAATCGTCCATCAGGGAGGCCTTGGCAGCCTCGAAGACCATCTCCGCCTCGTCGGCGGGCGTGCCGGCGACGATGCTTTCCAGCATGCGGACGCGCTCGTCCCTGAGCAGAACCTCGAAGCGGGTGCGCACCTCGTGGATGCGGTTGTGGATGGTCTCCAGCTTGGTGGCCTTGTCCACCACGTATTCCGGGGTGGTGACCTTGCCGCAATCGTGCAGCCAGGCGCCGATCTTGAACTCGCGCCATTCATCGGGCGTGGTGAAGGCGAAGTCGGCCAGCGATCCCTCGGTGACCTGGCAGGCCTCTTCCGCCAGCATCAGCGACAGTTCGGGGACGCGCTCGCAATGGCCGCCGGTATAGGGGCTCTTGGCGTCGATGGCACCGGCGATGATCTGGATCATGGCGTCCATCAGCCGTTCCTGCTGGTCCAGCAGGTCGCGGTTGTACAGCGCGGTGGCGGCCTGGGCGGCCAGGGCCTCGACGAAGCGCTGGATCTCGGGCGAGAACGGCACGATCTCGCCGCTGCCATGGGGGCGCGAGTTGATCAGCTGCACCGCGCCGATGATGTCGCCGCCCCGGGGCTTCAAGGGCACGGTCATGAACGAGACCGACTTGTAATTGGCGCGCTCGTCGAAGGCCTTGGTGCCGGAGAAGTCGAACTCGGTGTCGTCGTAGGCGTCGGGGATGTTGACGGTGGTCTGGGCATGCACCGCGTGGCTGACCACGTTGTTGTGGTTCTCCTTGCCGTCCTTGTACATGGGGACGGGGGGCAGTGACGGCGGCTCTTCGTGGGCGCCGCCCATGCGGATGTTCAAGGTGTCGTTGCGGATGATCTGGAAGCGCAGGTTGTTGTCGGCGTCGCGGATGTACAGCGTGCCGCCATCAGCGTTGGTCAGCTCCTTGGCGCCCATCAGGATCATTTCCATCAAGACGCCGTGGTCGCGCTCCGCCGACATGGCGATGCCGAGGTCCACCACCCGCTCCAGCCGCTTCTGGGCGGCGGCAAGGTCGGTGGTGCGGCCCCGGATGGTCTCCTTCATCAGCCCGAAGGCCTCGGACAGGTCGTGGAACTCGCGGATCAGCGAGGCGCGCGGGGCGGCGCCCGAGAAGTCGAACTCGCGTACCCGCGACGCCTCGGCCACCAGATGGCGGACCGAACGGGCGATGCGCCGGGCGAACAGCATGGCGAGCGGCACCACCACCAGCAGCACCAGCCCGGCGGCGTTGAGAATGCGCACCTGCATGTCGCGGATGGGGCCGGTGAAGTCGTCGAAGGGCGCCGCGACGCCGATGCCGATGGCCTGGCCGCTGGCATGGCGCCACTCGGTCATCTGGGCCAGGACCTCGCCCTGGGGGAAGGGGCGCAATTGGGCCTCGCCCGGCGGCAGGTCGCCCAGGACGCGGAGCAGGGGGGCCGGCACCGAGGAGAGCTCGGCCAGGGCGGCCGGCTCCTTGTCGCTTCCCGCCAGCAATTGCGGCGCGGCGGCCAGAATCCGGCGCTTGAGGTCGAGCAGCACCACGCCGCCATGGGCCGAGACGTTCTGCTGGGCGGCGAAATCCGACAGGCCCTTGAGCGCGATATCGACGCCGAACACCGTTCCCTCGGCGGCGGCCATGCGCGACGCGGTCAGTCCCGGCGCCTGCAGCGAGTTGAAGACGTAGGGTTCGGACAGCACGCTGCCCGCGCTGGTGAGCGCCGCCTTGTACCAGGGACGCAGGCGGGGGTCGTAGGTGGGATCGTCCTTGGACGCCGCCCCCAGATTCCGGGCGGCGGCATCGAGGAATGTCCAGGTTTCGCGGCGCTTGCCGTCCGCGCCGGCGGTGATGGTGCGGATGACGAAATGGGTGCCGGCCGGGGCCTGGCCGGCGGCGGCGCGGATGCGCTCGTCGTCGCGCGCCGCGATCACCTGCAGGAAGGCGCCGTCGATCTGCGCCACATAGGCGGCGTAGAGATTGGTATTCTGCTCCAGCAGGCGCAGCATGAAGGGAATCGACGGGTGGTCGTTGCCGATGGGCTGGCCGAAGGCCGGCAGGGCGGCGCCCAGTCCCGCCAGGTCCAAAAGGTCGCCGATCTGGCCGTCCACCCGATCGGCCACCTTGGCGGTGATCTCCCCGAACAGGCGCCGGGCGCCCTCGCGGGCGGCGTTGGTGCTGGAAAAATAGATGCTGCCTGCCGTGGTCACGGTCAGACACACCACCACGAAGGCGATGATCAGCACGATGCTGAATTGCAGCCCCAGGCGGACCCGGCCAGCCATGACACTCCCCCCTATCGACCGAGCCCCCTCGACGGTGCGCAGTTTGCACTGAATCCAAAATAAGAAAAGAGGGTAATCACCCTATCGCTCCGCGGTTTCCGCGACACAGGAATGACGAGTCATATCGGGTGCAAGGGGGGCTGGAAAAAGGGGGTCAGGAAACTCCGCGTTCGCGCTTGTTGACCCGGGCCATGGACAGGCCCAGGCACAGTCCCGCCCAGGCCAGGGTCACCGCCAGGGACACCAGATAGGAGCTGTCGGTGAACAGTCGTTCCGGCCCGCCGTAGAAGGGGGCGCGGATGATCACCAAAGCGTGGCTGACCGGATTGGCCAGCATCACCATTTTCATCCAGCCCGGCACGTTGCCGATGGGGAACAGGGCGCCCGACAGCATCCACAGGGGCATCAGGAACACCATCATCACCGCGTGGAAGGCCGAGGTGGACTTCATGCCCCAGGCCAGCAGGAAGCCCAGCGCGGAAAAGCCGATGCCGGTGAGCAGGAAGCCCATCAGCAGCAGGACCAGCGCGCCCGCCCCCAGATGCAGCCCCAGGAAGGGCGCGGCGATGGTGAAGATCAAAGTCTGGATCATGGCGATGGAGGTGGCCCCCAGCACCTTGCCCAGCACGATGGCCAGCCGCGACACGGGCGCCACCAGCACGCCCTGGAGGAAACCGGCGTCGCGGTCCTCGATGATGGTGATGGACGAGAAGATGGATGCGAACAGCATCATCATCAGCATCACGCCGGGGTAGAAATATTCGAGATAGGTGACGTTCTCCATGCCCGCCGGGCGGAACGAGCCGCCGAAGCCGGCCCCCAGGAACAGCCAGAACAGCAGCGGCTGGGCCACGGTGCCGACCACGCGCTGAGGCTGGCGGATGAAGCGGGTGAACTCGCGCCTGGCCAGCGAGAAGGCGACGGGGGCCATGCCGGTCATGATGCGGCTCCCTTGTCATCCTGACGACCATCGGGAGGAAGGATCTCATTCTGGAACGGCCATGCCGCGCCGGCACCAATGGTCCAGGCGGAGATCCCTCTCTTCGCTCGGGATGACAGGGACATCATGATGCCGCCTTCCTGAGTTCGAGCGCCAAAGCGTGGTCGGGAACCGCCTTGCTGGTGACGTGGACGAAGACGTCGTCCAGGCCGGGCTGCTTGATGGCGATGGAGGCGATGTCGGCGCGGTATTTGTCCAGGATGCGTTCGAGCAGCGGCAGGCTCTCGCCGTTCTCGGTCTCCTCCAGGCGGACCTCGTCGCCGATGCAGCGCACCGCCAGGCCCATGTCGACCCGCAGGCGTTCGGCCAGGACTTCCGCGTTCTTCGCCTGGACCACCACCATCTCGGTGCCGATCATGGCTTTCAAGGCGGCCGGCGTGTCGTGGGCCAGCAGCTTGCCTTCGCGCATGATGGCGACGCGGTCCACGTCGTCGGCCTCGGAAAACACGTGGCTGGTCATCAGCACGGTCATGCCGCGCTCCTTCTGCAGGCGGTGCAGCGCGCCCAGGAAGTTGCGCCGGCTCATGGGGTCCAGTCCGGTGGTGGGCTCGTCGAGCAGCAGCACCTTGGGGTCGGTCATCAGTACCTTGGCCAGCTCCACCTGCCGCGCCAGTCCGCCCGACAGGGTGTCGACCTTCTGGTCCAGGCGGCCATCGAGATCGGTCCAGTCCAGGGCGCGGTCGCGGCGCCGCGTGAAGTCCGCGCCGGCGAGGCCATAGAGGTCGGCGTGAATCTTCAGGTTCTCGCCCACCGACAGGTGCTTGTCCACCGCCGGGCTCTGGAACACCACCCCCATGATCTCGCGCACCCGGGCGGGATGGGCGAACAGGTCGAAGCCGCCCACCGTGACCTTGCCGGAACCCGGCAGGGTCATGCCGCACAGGATGCGGAACAAGGTGGACTTGCCGCTGCCGTTGGGGCCGGACAGGATGGCGAACTCACCCTCCCGCACATCCAGGGTGAGGTCCGCGATGGCCTTCCGGGGCGGCATCTTGCGCGTGCCCGGATAGGTGTGGCTGAGATTGTCGATGGTGATCATGGCCGGGCACTGTTCCATAGCCCGGCGGGTGGGTAAAGGCCCGCCTTATTAAAAAACATCAATGCTGCCCCGCTTTGACCCCACGCACGAACGCCACGAACCGCGGAGCCCAGGGATTGGCGCCGACGGATCGCATGTGGGCATAGGTGGCGAGCGTGTTGGCGATTATCAAGCCGTCCTGCTTTTCTGCGATGCCGGTACCGCGAATCACCTGATAGGCGAAGCGGGGATTGCCTTCCATGTTCTCCAGGCGGGAATGGTGGAATTCGTGGGCGGGCAACACGCCGGGGCCGTCCTCCAGCCGGGGCCAGGGGAAGTCCGCCGTCTCGCGCAGGCGGACATAGCCCCGGCCCTGGGGGGCCTTGTGCATCACCGCGTCGGCGGGGATCAGCCCGACCATCTCCCTTTTCTCGCCCTTCCAGACGATGGCGCGCGACAGATACATCAGCCCGCCGCATTCGGCGTAGATGGGCAGCCCGGCCAGTCCCTTCGCGCGGATTTCGGCCCGCAGCGAGGCGTTGGCCTCCAGCGCCTGGGCTTGCGTCTCGGGAAAGCCGCCGCCGATGAACAGACCGTCCAGGCCGGGCGGCAGGTGCGGGTCCCGGGTGGCGTCGAAGGGCACCAGCTCGGCCCCGGCGGCTTCCAGCGCCTCCATGTCGTCGCGGTAATAGAAGCCGAAGGCGGCGTCCCGGGCGATGCCGATGCGCAAGGAGGCGGCCGACCGGGGGGGCGAGGCGCGCTCCGTCACGTCCACCGGCGGTGCCGCTTGGGCCAATGCGATCAGGGCATCCAGATCCACCTGGGACGATACGGCCTTGGCCAGGCGGGCGATGGCGGCGGCGGCGGCCTCGGCCTCGTTGGCGGGGACCAGCCCCAGATGCCGCTCCATGATCTCCATGTCGGGGCCGCGATGGACGGCGCCGAGGACGGGAATGCGGGTGTAGTGGGCCACCACGTCGCGCAGCTTCTTTTCATGGCGGGGGCCGCTGACCTTGTTGAGGATGACGCCGGCGATCTTCAGCGTGGGGTCGAAGGCCTGGTAGCCGATCAGGAGCGGCGCCACCCCCCGCGTCATGCCCTGGCAATCCACCACGAGGACCACGGGGGCCTCCAGCCACTGGGCCAGCATGGCCGAGGAATTGGCCCCTTCCAGGTCGACCCCGTCGTAAAGGCCCTTGTTGCCCTCGATCAGGCTGATGTCGGCCCCCTTGGAATCACGCTCGAATGTCTGGCGGATCAGGGCGGGCGGCTGGGTGTGGAAGTCCAGGTTGCGGCAGGCCCGCCCGGTGGCGGCCCCCAGCCACAGGGGGTCGATGTAGTCGGGGCCTTTCTTGAACGGCTGGACGGCCAGTCCGCGTGCCGTCAAGGCGGCGGCCAGACCCACCGTCACCGTGGTTTTTCCAGAGGATTTGTGGGCCGCCGAGATCAGCAGCCGGGGGGCGGGACGTGTGCTCAAGCCGCCCCCGGCACCTTGGCCCTGGTCCGCTCGCGCCAGATCACCTGGGCCATGCCCTCGGCCTCGTCGACGGATTCCGCGCGGCCCATGGCGCGCAAGGCGATGGCCATGGTGCCGGCGATGGCGGCGGTCGCCGTCTCGTTGCTCTCGGCGCCGCTCCACAAGCCGCCGAGGCGGGCGAGGTCCAGGTGCTCCTCGTGGGGGCGGGCGCCATCGACCAAGGCGGGCCAGTCCTCGGTGAACGGCAGGCCGTCCACCAGGGACAGCACTTCGCAGGCCTTTTCCGGCCGGCGTTCCACCTCGCCGCCCTCGCCCTTGAACACCGCCATGCGGGCCTCGCCCAGCAGGCGCGAGGCCTCCTGATGCACCGGGGCGTAGGCCGGGTGCGACACGGAAGAAAGCGCGCACGAGGCCCGCAAGGGATTGGCCAGCCGCGCCACGGTGTGGATGGGCGAGCGCAGGCCCAGCTTGTGGCGCAGTTCCATGATGGCGTGCAGCGGCGGCGACAGGTGCTCCAGCGTCATATAGGCGAAGTTGCCCCGCTCGAGGCGCGCCGCCGCGTCGGCCATGGAGGTGCTTTGCGCCAGCCCCAGGGCGGCCAGGGCCTCGGACGTCCACACCCGCCCGGCGGTGTGGCCCTCCGAGCCGTGCATGAACACCCGGATGCCGTGACCGGCCAGGCCCAGGGCCGCCAGCAGGTAATAGGGCAACTGGCGGGTCTTGCCGGCATAGGAGGACCAGTCCAGGTCCACCTTGGGCGTATCCTTGGGCGGCGCGATGGTGGCGCGGATGGCGGCGGCCAGCCCGGCGGCCTCTTCCGGCGTCTCGGTCTTGACCCTGAGCAGGCAGAGGAAGGCCCCCAGTTGCACCGGCTCCACCTCGCCCTTCAGCACCATGGCGAAGGCGTCGCGCGCCTCCTCGAAGGTCAGCGGACGCGACAGGCGCGGCCCCTTGCCGAGGATGCGGACGTATTGGGCAAAGGGATGTTCCTGGCTCACGGGCGATTCTTCCTCGGCTGGCGTTGACGGGCAATGATAGTCCAATATGCCCCGATGTTGGAAAGCTCCTTATTTCAGGTAAGCGTAATATGCCTTTGACCATTCAGGCCGCCTTCAACCGTGCCGCCCGCTCCTATGACGGCTTGCGCCGCCAGCTGATCCCCTGTTTCGACGATTTCTACGGTGCCGCCGTCGATCTGGTGGCGGAATTCGCCCCGCCGGATGCGCGCATTCTCGATCT harbors:
- a CDS encoding methyl-accepting chemotaxis protein, whose product is MADSQDISLAGFEAMVDRLIEGGYRSLPDAGGPLAEKLRALAGKLEDRSRSLLVQSVGMSIHLNGTVTQAVHTLRSIREMSRRMSTISASTEELVSTVQAIARTSELAAANARSVQDVSDEGARSTEAVVSTMQSIVTTVNDAASRVSRLTEASSSIGASVKQIEQIARQTNILALNATIEAARAGEFGKGFAVVATEVKNLANQVGQATQEIRGRINMLSEETAAILNGMGKGAETVREGEQVVLGSVEKMRTVSHEIRDVTTLMQEISQHLAQQREAAQEIADNLEAAAARSVDDTKAINTVIDISSKASGNLAEMLNEMNLVEMRNAVIHLAKSDHMIWRRRLAEMLAEKTTLNPDELANHKSCRLGKWYYSVTDEKIRNHPAFRALEAPHERVHQLGIEAARRFRDNDFDGAVDSVAAIEGPSQEVQNLLDELAAAFS
- a CDS encoding YajQ family cyclic di-GMP-binding protein codes for the protein MPSFDVVSKTDLAEVDNALAGITREVAQRFDFKGSKCSVERKDQMITVLADDDSKLKTMHELLSVHFTRRKVDPKALDYKNVEKASGNTVRQEVRIKDGIEAVLAKRLVKEIKDAKLKVQVAIQGDELRVSGKKRDDLQEAIALLRKLEVDQPLQYINFRD
- a CDS encoding pyrimidine dimer DNA glycosylase/endonuclease V codes for the protein MNVFFLDRDPVAAARLHSDQHVVKMVLETAQILCAVLHRHGIEAPYRPTHARHPCVLWTGDSLGHWAWVRELGLALGAEYTHRRGRVHASAAIIAALPPLPPIPDNGWTDPPQAMPEAYRGDDPVAAYRAYYRGEKAVFPGKGPATWTNRERPDFMS
- a CDS encoding glutathione peroxidase, producing the protein MHRFIPANPLGSIMASMIAALGLTGAAMAGAAQDRLDWAALSLPAISGGQVEAQSLKGKVVLVVNTASQCGFTPQYQGLEALWRDYRGRGLVVLGVPSNDFGSQEPGSNAQVASFCEINYGVDFPLLEKQAVTGANAHPFYRWAAERTGPLGVPRWNFHKILVGRDGRLVDWFASTTAPDAARLRAAIDKALAEPSS
- a CDS encoding sensor histidine kinase — its product is MLRLDVGTLGFTAAMTSMAAGLVFAGYGLARYRDRRWGAFSASASCYGVGLLLLIHLEALPPAVSVLGGNLLLALAAVALHACCVQLAERPVRPLAYLAFVLAYMAGESYFLFGEDSIGGRIAFASLMRMPLFLHAALTVHSRRRTEPGRLGLALLQAVLTGWAVLLLVRGLVVAGGDPIHEFVAIKGFLAVYYILAGLAYVVILIALMLVDSERLTSLLGREVSRQADALETQIARQLAAQADLRRSEADLRAILDNMPDIFYRTDNQGRLLMVSRSVETLLGYPVGEVLGHDAAFYHGAPDSRANLIAALEAGGGSVLDYELRMRHKDGRVVWASTSSRFYYDADGRRAGTEGVVRLIEERKRTEICIRENQALIQAMLDASSDAIMLFRPDGTLLAVNEVMAERFGRRAAELTGSCLWDMFPPDVAKARAAAVGRVVETGEAIHYLDRRGELYLDNSIYPVPGPEGKPDKVAVYSRDITAQTLAEAKVTTYLTELERSNAELEQFAYVASHDLREPLRMISSYLSLLERRFGSRLEGDGLEFLAFARDGAKRMDKLVLDLLEFSRIERKGAPIVAMEVEPALRQSLRHLELAIAESGTEVTTPNDGDAPWVRGDPDQIIRLFQNLVGNAVKYRSPDRKPRIAVTWRREGAEWEFTVADNGIGIESQYFERIFRIFQRLHTAERYEGTGIGLAICKKIVERHGGRIWVDSVPGEGTAFHFTLPAAG
- a CDS encoding HD domain-containing phosphohydrolase, whose translation is MAGRVRLGLQFSIVLIIAFVVVCLTVTTAGSIYFSSTNAAREGARRLFGEITAKVADRVDGQIGDLLDLAGLGAALPAFGQPIGNDHPSIPFMLRLLEQNTNLYAAYVAQIDGAFLQVIAARDDERIRAAAGQAPAGTHFVIRTITAGADGKRRETWTFLDAAARNLGAASKDDPTYDPRLRPWYKAALTSAGSVLSEPYVFNSLQAPGLTASRMAAAEGTVFGVDIALKGLSDFAAQQNVSAHGGVVLLDLKRRILAAAPQLLAGSDKEPAALAELSSVPAPLLRVLGDLPPGEAQLRPFPQGEVLAQMTEWRHASGQAIGIGVAAPFDDFTGPIRDMQVRILNAAGLVLLVVVPLAMLFARRIARSVRHLVAEASRVREFDFSGAAPRASLIREFHDLSEAFGLMKETIRGRTTDLAAAQKRLERVVDLGIAMSAERDHGVLMEMILMGAKELTNADGGTLYIRDADNNLRFQIIRNDTLNIRMGGAHEEPPSLPPVPMYKDGKENHNNVVSHAVHAQTTVNIPDAYDDTEFDFSGTKAFDERANYKSVSFMTVPLKPRGGDIIGAVQLINSRPHGSGEIVPFSPEIQRFVEALAAQAATALYNRDLLDQQERLMDAMIQIIAGAIDAKSPYTGGHCERVPELSLMLAEEACQVTEGSLADFAFTTPDEWREFKIGAWLHDCGKVTTPEYVVDKATKLETIHNRIHEVRTRFEVLLRDERVRMLESIVAGTPADEAEMVFEAAKASLMDDFAFIAECNLGGEFMAPEKVERLKSIATRTWLRHFDDRLGLAHEELRRYVGDPEPLPAIEPLLADKPQHVIPRPKDSALFDPAYGFKTKIPENLYNFGEVYNLSVGRGTLSEEERFKINEHIIQTIIMLKRLPFPKHLSRVVEYAGAHHETLIGTGYPKKLAAEDLSVPARITAIADIFEALTASDRPYKKAKTLSECVKILSFFKKDKHIDPELFDLFLTSGVYRRYAERYLKPEQIDEVDISLYLG